DNA sequence from the Alkaliphilus metalliredigens QYMF genome:
ATATATACTGCAGGACAATTGAAGGAAGCTTTTATTAAAATGATAGAAGAAAGAAAAGAGACAATTAAAATTGATTGTGAAGAACTAGTCTATATAGATAGCACTGGATTAGGGGTTTTAATTGGTGCACTTAAAAGACTTAAACAAGAAAAAAAAGAAATTATGTTGTTTAATATTAAGCCTAGCATTAAAAAACTATTAAATATTACGGGATTAGATAAGATTTTTATTATTGAGGGGTGAGATTTTGTTTACTATGCACAATGCAAAGGAGCAAAGGAGTATGAATGAAAAAAAGAACGATGAAATTAAATTAACAATACCAAACAAACCCGAATATGTAAGTGTGGTTCGATTAACTGTGTCTTCTATAGCAAATAGGATGGGTTTTGATGTAGAACAAATTGAAGACATTAAAATTGCTACAGCTGAAGCATGTACAAATGCCATAACACATGGAAAGTGTGATGTAGAGGAGTCCTTCGATATTAAATTTATAATTGATGAAGGCAAGCTAGTGATTTCTGTATTTGATAATGGAAAAGGATGTATGATTAATAATATCAAAAAACCTGACTTAATTAATCCGAAAGAGGGAGGGTTAGGTATTTTTATCATTAAATCACTGATGGATGATGTGAAGATTACTTCCGATGCTGATAAGGGGACGACAATCATAATGACAAAGTATGTGGGAGAGGATACTTAATGAAGAACATAGCAAGGGCTAATAAAATGGCTCTTAACAGAGATCACTCCCTAATGCATCTTACTGAAAAAGAACTCTTTATTGAATATCAAGAAAACAAAAAAGTTGAAGTGAGAAATGAACTGGTTAATCGTTATCTATATATCGCGGAAATACTATCAAAGAAGTTTCTAAATAAAGGAATTGATTATGAAGATATTTATCAAGTTGCTTCTTTAGGTTTAATTTATGCAATTGAAAGATTTGATCTAAGTCGAGGTTTTGAGTTTTCAAGTTTTGCCACACCAACGATTATTGGAGAGATAAAGAAGCACTTTAGAGATAAAGGCTGGTCTATTAGAGTTCCGAGAAGAATACAAGAGCTTTCTAAAAAAGTAAATACAGCAAAAATGACACTGCATCAAAATCTTCAAAGAACCCCGATGATTAAAGATATTGCTGAATATTTGAATTGTACGCAAGAAGAAGTGATGGAAGCAATGGAGGCAAGTCAAGTTTATACGCCTAAGTCCTTAGACTTAACTTATGATAATGATGGGGAAGATAAGGATATCCAATTAATTGACTTAATAGGAGAAAAGGATAAGAATTTTGATGAAATTGAAAATCGAGATTTTTTGAAGAAAGCAATGAGAAACTTAAATGAAGTAGAAAAAAAGGTGTTAGAGGATAGGTTCTTTAATAGTAAGACACAAATGAATGTTGCAGAAGAATTAAATGTATCACAGATGACTGTCTCTAGGATGGAAAAGAGAATTATAGAGAAATTTAGAAAAGAATTAAACAAGAGTATGGAATGAAAGGGGGGGAGTGATTAATCCCCCCAGTATTATTAAAAAAATGTTTATATAGCGATAATAAGGGTAAAAAATAGAACAGACAGCATTTAAATTGATTTTATGTCAAAAAGCTGATATAGTAGTACAAGTTGCCGAAAGACGAATGAAATTTAAAGGAAAAAGAAAAACTTCTTTAAAAACTATTGACAGACGGCATCAAAAATGATATATTGATTAAGTCGCCAAAACGCGACGGGTTATACCAAGCAAGTTAGAAATCAGGTCTTTGAAAACTAAACAGTATAGATGTAAGCCAGCATATAAGTAGATTACCAAAATCTAAGATTTTGTGTAAGTCACTTACTCGGCGTAAGCCGAGATACCATTTTAGTTAACTAGAATGGAACAAGAAATACCCAGAAATTTATATATAAGAGTTTGATCCTGGCTCAGGATGAACGCTGGC
Encoded proteins:
- a CDS encoding STAS domain-containing protein is translated as MSLSVNKQFNDEENLWTVQLAGEVDIYTAGQLKEAFIKMIEERKETIKIDCEELVYIDSTGLGVLIGALKRLKQEKKEIMLFNIKPSIKKLLNITGLDKIFIIEG
- a CDS encoding SigB/SigF/SigG family RNA polymerase sigma factor, coding for MKNIARANKMALNRDHSLMHLTEKELFIEYQENKKVEVRNELVNRYLYIAEILSKKFLNKGIDYEDIYQVASLGLIYAIERFDLSRGFEFSSFATPTIIGEIKKHFRDKGWSIRVPRRIQELSKKVNTAKMTLHQNLQRTPMIKDIAEYLNCTQEEVMEAMEASQVYTPKSLDLTYDNDGEDKDIQLIDLIGEKDKNFDEIENRDFLKKAMRNLNEVEKKVLEDRFFNSKTQMNVAEELNVSQMTVSRMEKRIIEKFRKELNKSME
- a CDS encoding ATP-binding protein, which translates into the protein MNEKKNDEIKLTIPNKPEYVSVVRLTVSSIANRMGFDVEQIEDIKIATAEACTNAITHGKCDVEESFDIKFIIDEGKLVISVFDNGKGCMINNIKKPDLINPKEGGLGIFIIKSLMDDVKITSDADKGTTIIMTKYVGEDT